One window of the Babesia microti strain RI chromosome IV, complete genome genome contains the following:
- a CDS encoding Vacuolar protein sorting-associated protein 13A (overlaps_old_locusTagID:BBM_III05345): MFESVVEKLLDVYLAHYVEGIKGNLHLAVWSGNVSLDNLEIKRDIAERLSLPVDLVFGKIGRLMLKIPWAGLGSSPIQIVFESVHILLASKSADKSDDDLLAEIRQAKEYAVSLVENEYRTMAMGNEDQMANSSYLFRLVTKILNNIQIHIKDIHIHYADEQFSIGFKLRSLSIRKCSESHYIYNQYGESYLITHSCELLEASIYCSYADDSGGNGRSPLDIVARDAGKRAQEFDLNALELQGYSHNTVLSPLSMRLHAHINSWDKTVMATLEIGDSAMLTYGGNVKEANRKEADGTEGNGINITLAGQSLLSLIRISSAIKRQRIRKANLLLSQVQHVACDSESLKTVTKSEYIRLQTIALRKGEMTEDERERLQMIFDVAPIRHLAKWRASCKKSLGSTEGARPGGDEGGGGLWNWVKGKTQAFSRSSRGEYEFGGVTLDCEQMQVLQEVMNADDLLQDTPAMGSFSLSFTLGFCSLSIIGDDITGTDLTLTLKNLHSNLFVQSAIDSNELETYNVHSRLRLSQFNCMFERETMVKIDECTALTSRPIASSCQFASLNSPFAESNPQSNNDAILVELAHNVTKAGNVLYLGGLLSPVEVFVIPQKAARLLAFVQHFYNLAQLEGQQYGALSNYVGNATNPPDDPVDDESSAPATTSLTLPGLFAFDLNVSAPIIHLQGDVSTQNPTVEVHLGKLIAKTNSACDIDNISGIIELRETKIICAKGENYIHFLKPVPVKIHFSVIRRASVTLDIIMEELFVQVSPLSVTALLDVPVALASVKRIGGPASEAEGRPGKSSLITVAQAMARSLAHGEQPDASTSSASSLACSLLVRHSGLAMYNSTGEEVFVAELNNVLAKLDHNPAARADKTALYIGLEGASVRNPLSGTLLFVVGQPKPAPGDPTHLQLQLQLQHPPAQDGDAALQNTVRTGVESLDRDDDFFEDAIEEDYKSVEIDIALGDAAKVDARLTEVEACWQYRSVRMVYEAVQEYCEILQRTLPNLGERPPPEQEPLSPPPEPSPLVPPSHPAFDQLVREGIDARSMPSMPDATSGPPFVEIALRVNEAAISFLQDDNSSIGRLAAQHIRSKLCRNHSGDSEIHLDVENGTLLLDGRCLLKAITPEKSNILAIHMRFYAQSQGDAKPPLPFSVCILANMSQVNFIYYQNDLSRLTDYLNDGILNVFISNSYRKVLTAASRRHTLFNLAINNSSIIVPRDTDALHGRLGVRLSLPIRRYDTTALVFSVGALSAKNSYPAPSPRAEGGGEGAGAESTPRCTLSLDISGLSAGLAGPCCETRADKEVRFDVQSGGPPEREARAAGLDSSPILAPVDMKIIYRGGAILNVCMHAERWILELKQELLTAILDVANENLLGNLYLRRVDTEAGGEQAPAAACIFRMNLCLFFQGLDVRLPGLAEIGLDEVVVCLNYFSDERDGPCDGERGFQCDNGYQFGWCAQGLSIDDLRKSRNAHRRLLTCLPAKSPAPPYPSEFRAAPDFFLGAWCRNYAKSTGQDFFNPINRVHGTKFLVTSNGMGHTVEWMLNDPTISVFSVMMADLASFFYNSWSACTMSTHPRPSPPSNPAPTGPAASARRLEVSCHVNGGKFIVYTDVASERRPRIECLSNFALALTLDSGAYTLTRFDVERCSLNRVTYYAGSPLTTCLCDQIDVYLKGSYQAPKNGPTKTDLTAVVPPFNINLYSRDLAILAAALAAVNSDTTPDTRRKNRTHSKTPRGRLKISIKLQDISCTFLDDTRASVVPIMRLSLAGTGGLSATDKNGTGWGASYVCNNCSCKLEYLNAKVGDWEPFIEQAAFEFAFHSSDTPIDPPNRTDCAAPGAKFNSHFMLAALLPVWINVTPHLCQLLLWLGPLLGVEKGEGAEREEGVEKDEGKWGYVAGKHHTHYAYFCLNLTPHCYYALLRRPPAAPGGVRAAGDVGILTLNPSSECFPIDLVAGGGAGSGDDRAHIQLVPAPPFALARNVLERIFGADYPPEYVEPVLRDLMVTRSVEKTVDNFRQRPQGCGVYDPCPPCLGPFPAGVPASVVSLLRNGSVPVNSPLVDAVSISRGAPNQYRLGPPDFYASFLEAVVGGGEKERQREREGEGEKEREGELICHILTPHVSHKVLLICSTVRVFNRCGLPLYLQFLDRRGQPWELPPLDITAPVSVLEQGGDDLDGSYFDVAGTDASKDLRSSKDMRSGTDLLLLDGHFASVPYWVFWGPAHVNLRFRPAADLLGRGWCSSVAGGAPPCVEDRAPGWSKVVDTHVHQGSRWRQCTCEGYRLYFLANIRSSRSAFPGEKDLRDVTIMPAMTVLNALPVGLDLRFSAHGGVTVEPASGGTSGSGSGRRRRVGLAPSAETRRGVCASAAFSLQTRSLMHLYVLTPGESLQLQLRIAGTDSQWTRQIPTAFPAATPVEVRFPDGTAPVELEVARCPVAGLDKFVYLVVTAPLWLVDKTGMGVRPARDGQFYPTVGGITFLRPSKFNELELTVPALGGGPSASVRCQIPVAGGFGLARLCRAQRRGSRSGRGGGATSAEGGALCLNTHKIIFPKFHAHLQSRVVSVIPEFMVTNDSGCDLFVREGEGSPPFRVAYGASVALPWGPVRELVDKEEIELARLQFAALPHGAENISRLRWSSLVYLAEQFAGVTYMGVESGGRRPAVYSLKVIPKAGVKHLCISRPRDKNEGFVLTNKSSYVKCVTIRTFHADGPSPPPPAPPARGEDAAACLTFSAKFGEAIHIGWSHPFVYATRQCQLFLWLDRKTVAPKHPLVLNLSSAAFRFRQMEVTLPEGGPIMITAQRMGSFISISVSTAEGGAGAGAGAAAGGAGCCQLTVTVPQVGVSLVSHQCREELVYAELSNLTGVVSLKGEHQIFELRLSDIQVDMQLEGKNSVVLANRGSQGQKERRYFLQLYVDRPYASLQDIYLRKMFVAVDDLQLDIGAQICESLVGFYYECIQSLGVPKRVRSCAYGQVPVGASCTDGQTLLGRLAFGNKATLLDVENWVLMEARRPQSSIELLFDKPLSISLDYLYIQSCTVFVWCCFELSKLYMLGDLLRIGLRIISASNNLELKGAPVQFPQEFASNVRATAVSFYEQLKDKYMHSAISCLGGLLGYSSLVNIPRMPITLGRNTIELAADAVDNVTAGLGNILSAFTFDTEYINKMQKERSGKAASNIREGFASAGKSIGEGVLSLTNILTKPIEGAQKSGVGGFFKGIGIGIAGSIVKPIDHMRQAVSHVSRGIKADMAKPVGGYKWRCKVRRKPRMLWGEFGKLCEYNAEDADLRQALGAQLSKNIMKSIVTTCNRSERKAVTTLLLFYPNQLLRVSLPDGEMPSVIWKIDYAAIVNTRASNYGVHVETKTKTLQVPAPTVDMIYRVYRQVEDARSQATCFAPISI; the protein is encoded by the exons atgtttgaGTCTGTAGTCGAAAAGCTACTAGACGTCTACCTCGCTCACTATGTCGAGGGCATAAAAGGGAATTTACACTTGGCTGTCTGGTCTGGTAACGTCTCCCTGGACAATCTTGAAATAAAGAGGGACATCGCGGAGCGGTTATCACTTCCAGTTGATC TTGTTTTTGGAAAGATTGGGAGACTGATGTTAAAAATTCCCTGGGCCGGTCTAGGGTCATCGCCCATTCAGATTGTTTTCGAGTCAGTTCACATACTGCTGGCGTCAAAATCAGCAGACAAGAGCGATGACGATCTACTAGCGGAGATTAGGCAGGCAAAAGAATACGCG GTATCCCTGGTGGAGAATGAGTATAGAACAATGGCTATGGGAAACGAAGACCAAATGGCTAATTCTTCCTACTTATTTCGATTGGTGACAAAGATACTCAACAATATCCAGATTCACATAAAGGACATACACATCCACTACGCCGACGAGCAGTTTTCAATTGGATTCAAGCTGAGATCATTGAGCATAAGAAAGTGTTCTGAATCCCATTACATTTACAACCAATACGGCGAGTCCTATCTGATAACCCACTCTTGCGAGTTACTGGAGGCGTCCATATACTGCAGCTACGCCGATGACTCTGGGGGAAACGGCAGGTCCCCCCTTGACATAGTTGCCAGGGACGCTGGTAAAAGGGCACAAGAATTTGACCTGAACGCACTAGAGCTGCAGGGCTACAGTCATAATACCGTATTGAGTCCATTGTCAATGCGCCTCCATGCGCATATAAACAGTTGGGACAAGACAGTGATGGCTACGCTAGAAATAGGCGATTCTGCCATGTTAACGTATGGAGGCAACGTAAAGGAAGCTAACAGGAAGGAAGCTGACGGGACGGAAGGCAATGGGATCAACATAACCCTCGCCGGGCAGAGCCTGTTATCTCTCATACGCATCTCGAGTGCTATAAAACGGCAGAGAATAAGAAAGGCAAACTTATTGTTATCCCAGGTACAGCACGTTGCCTGCGACTCAGAATCCCTGAAAACAGTAACAAAAAGCGAGTACATTCGCCTACAAACGATCGCTTTAAGAAAGGGAGAGATGACTGAAGACGAGCGGGAGCGGCTCCAAATGATATTTGACGTTGCGCCAATACGTCACCTGGCCAAATGGCGCGCAAGTTGCAAGAAATCACTCGGGTCCACAGAAGGGGCAAGGCCTGGCGGAGATGAGGGCGGGGGCGGATTGTGGAACTGGGTCAAAGGGAAGACACAGGCGTTCAGCAGGAGCTCCAGGGGAGAGTACGAGTTCGGCGGAGTGACCCTAGACTGCGAGCAGATGCAGGTGCTGCAGGAAGTGATGAACGCAGACGATTTGCTGCAAGATACCCCCGCAATGGGCAGTTTCAGCCTCTCCTTCACGTTGGGATTCTGCAGCCTTTCCATAATCGGAGACGATATCACAGGCACAGACCTGACTTTGACCCTGAAGAACCTTCATTCAAACCTCTTTGTCCAATCAGCGATAGACAGCAACGAGCTAGAGACATACAACGTACACTCTCGTCTTCGGCTGTCACAATTTAACTGCATGTTTGAGCGGGAAACCATGGTCAAGATCGACGAATGCACCGCACTCACGAGTAGACCCATAGCATCGTCGTGCCAGTTCGCCTCGCTCAACAGCCCCTTCGCCGAATCGAATCCCCAAAGCAACAATGACGCCATTCTTGTAGAGCTAGCGCATAACGTAACCAAGGCCGGAAACGTGTTATACCTGGGCGGACTCCTCTCCCCAGTAGAAGTATTCGTCATACCGCAGAAGGCGGCACGCCTACTGGCCTTTGTCCAGCACTTTTACAATCTAGCGCAGTTGGAAGGCCAGCAATACGGCGCCTTGAGTAATTACGTGGGAAACGCCACCAACCCGCCAGACGATCCTGTAGACGACGAGTCCTCCGCCCCCGCAACGACATCGCTTACGCTGCCGGGGCTCTTCGCCTTCGACCTAAACGTTTCCGCGCCCATAATACACCTGCAAGGCGACGTCTCTACACAAAATCCCACAGTAGAAGTACACCTCGGAAAGCTCATTGCTAAAACCAACTCCGCCTGCGACATAGACAACATCTCAGGCATAATCGAACTCAGGGAAACCAAAATAATCTGCGCAAAGGgggaaaattatatacacttCCTGAAGCCGGTACCCGTAAAAATACACTTTTCCGTAATCAGGCGCGCAAGCGTTACGCTAGACATCATCATGGAGGAGCTTTTTGTGCAGGTCAGCCCCCTTTCCGTCACGGCGCTCCTAGACGTACCCGTCGCCCTGGCCAGCGTAAAGCGCATAGGGGGCCCCGCCTCGGAGGCGGAAGGCAGACCTGGCAAGTCCAGCCTGATCACCGTGGCCCAGGCCATGGCCCGCAGTCTGGCCCACGGCGAGCAGCCCGACGCAAGCACAAGCAGCGCCTCCTCCCTGGCCTGCTCGCTGCTCGTGCGCCACTCGGGCCTGGCCATGTACAACTCCACGGGCGAAGAGGTCTTCGTGGCGGAGCTGAACAACGTCCTGGCCAAGCTCGACCACAACCCGGCCGCCCGGGCAGACAAAACCGCGCTCTACATAGGACTGGAGGGGGCCTCCGTCCGAAACCCCCTCTCGGGCACCCTGCTATTCGTCGTAGGGCAGCCCAAGCCCGCCCCGGGGGACCCTACGCACCTGCAGCTGCAGCTGCAACTGCAGCATCCCCCCGCGCAGGACGGCGACGCCGCGCTGCAGAACACCGTCCGGACGGGGGTGGAAAGCCTGGACAGGGACGACGACTTTTTCGAAGACGCCATTGAGGAGGACTACAAGTCTGTGGAGATAGACATCGCCCTGGGGGACGCCGCCAAGGTGGACGCCAGGCTCACCGAGGTGGAGGCCTGCTGGCAGTACCGGAGCGTCCGCATGGTCTACGAGGCCGTGCAGGAGTACTGCGAAATACTTCAGCGCACCCTGCCCAACCTGGGCGAGCGCCCCCCGCCAGAACAGGAGCCCCTCTCCCCCCCGCCGGAGCCCTCTCCCCTCGTACCCCCCTCGCACCCCGCCTTCGACCAGCTGGTTAGGGAGGGCATAGACGCCCGCTCCATGCCCTCCATGCCAGATGCGACCTCGGGCCCCCCGTTTGTCGAAATAGCGCTCCGAGTCAACGAAGCCGCGATTTCCTTCCTCCAGGACGACAACTCCTCCATCGGCCGGCTGGCAGCGCAACACATACGCTCAAAACTGTGCAGAAACCACAGCGGCGACTCCGAGATACACTTGGATGTGGAAAACGGAACGCTCCTGCTGGACGGGCGCTGCCTCCTCAAGGCCATCACCCCCGAAAAGTCCAACATTCTCGCCATACACATGCGCTTCTACGCCCAAAGCCAAGGCGATGCGAAGCCCCCCCTGCCCTTTTCCGTCTGCATACTGGCAAATATGTCCCAGGTCAACTTTATCTACTACCAAAACGACCTTTCTAGACTTACAGACTACCTAAACGATGGAATACTCAACGTATTCATCTCCAACTCGTACAGAAAAGTGCTCACCGCCGCCTCCCGCAGGCACACACTTTTCAACCTGGCCATAAATAACTCCTCCATAATAGTGCCCAGGGACACGGACGCCCTGCACGGACGCCTCGGCGTCCGGCTTTCCCTTCCAATTCGCCGCTATGACACCACGGCCCTCGTCTTTTCCGTCGGCGCCCTCTCTGCCAAGAACTCCTACCCCGCCCCCTCGCCCCGCGCGGAGGGCGGGGGCGAGGGGGCGGGGGCCGAGTCCACGCCCAGGTGCACCCTCTCCCTGGACATATCCGGGCTATCCGCCGGCCTCGCCGGCCCCTGCTGCGAAACACGTGCGGACAAAGAGGTCAGGTTCGACGTCCAGTCCGGCGGCCCGCCCGAGCGCGAGGCGCGGGCCGCCGGACTGGACTCTTCGCCCATCCTGGCGCCAGTAGATATGAAGATAATCTACAGAGGGGGCGCCATCTTGAACGTCTGCATGCACGCCGAGCGCTGGATTCTGGAACTCAAGCAGGAATTACTCACTGCAATTCTAGACGTTGCTAACGAAAACCTGCTCGGTAATTTATATCTGCGCCGCGTCGACACAGAAGCAGGCGGCGAACAGGCGCCTGCCGCCGCCTGCATATTCAGGATGAACCTGTGCCTATTTTTTCAGGGCCTGGACGTGCGTCTGCCGGGGCTGGCCGAGATAGGACTGGACGAAGTTGTCGTATGCCTAAACTACTTTTCTGACGAGCGCGACGGGCCCTGCGATGGGGAACGCGGATTCCAGTGCGATAACGGGTACCAGTTCGGCTGGTGCGCGCAGGGGCTCAGCATAGACGACCTGCGTAAGTCCAGGAACGCGCACCGGCGGCTGCTAACGTGCCTGCCGGCTAAGAGTCCGGCGCCGCCCTACCCCAGCGAGTTTAGGGCCGCGCCGGACTTTTTTTTGGGCGCCTGGTGCAGAAACTACGCAAAATCGACGGGACAGGACTTTTTCAACCCGATAAACCGCGTGCATGGCACAAAATTTCTAGTGACCAGTAACGGCATGGGCCACACCGTTGAATGGATGCTAAACGATCCTACGATATCTGTATTTTCAGTCATGATGGCCGACCTGGCCTCCTTTTTTTATAACTCCTGGTCCGCCTGCACCATGAGCACCCACCCCAGGCCCAGCCCTCCGAGTAACCCCGCCCCGACTGGCCCCGCAGCCTCCGCCAGACGCCTGGAGGTCTCCTGCCACGTGAACGGGGGAAAATTCATCGTCTACACCGATGTGGCCTCAGAAAGACGCCCCAGAATCGAGTGCCTCTCCAACTTCGCCCTCGCGCTCACGCTGGACAGCGGAGCCTACACGCTTACCAGATTTGACGTGGAGCGCTGCAGCCTCAACCGGGTCACCTACTACGCGGGCTCCCCGCTGACCACCTGCCTCTGCGACCAAATCGACGTCTACCTCAAGGGGAGCTACCAGGCGCCCAAAAATGGACCCACTAAAACTGATCTCACCGCGGTCGTGCCCCCCTTCAACATCAACCTCTACTCGAGGGACTTGGCCATACTCGCGGCCGCGCTGGCCGCCGTCAACTCTGACACGACTCCTGACACGCGCCGCAAGAATCGCACGCACTCCAAAACGCCCAGGGGGAGGCTCAAAATCTCGATCAAGCTGCAGGACATCTCCTGCACCTTCCTGGACGACACTCGCGCCTCCGTAGTGCCCATCATGCGCCTCTCCCTCGCGGGAACGGGCGGCCTGTCCGCCACGGACAAAAACGGCACCGGGTGGGGCGCGTCCTACGTCTGCAACAACTGCTCGTGCAAGCTCGAGTACCTCAACGCCAAGGTCGGGGACTGGGAGCCCTTCATCGAGCAGGCAGCGTTCGAGTTTGCCTTCCACTCGTCCGACACGCCCATCGACCCGCCCAACAGGACGGACTGCGCCGCGCCGGGCGCCAAGTTCAACTCGCACTTTATGCTCGCCGCCCTGCTGCCAGTCTGGATCAACGTCACCCCGCACCTCTGCCAGCTGCTCCTCTGGCTGGGGCCTCTCCTCGGGGTGGAAAAGGGAGAGGGGGCGGAAAGGGAAGAGGGGGTGGAAAAAGATGAGGGGAAGTGGGGGTACGTGGCCGGGAAGCACCACACCCACTACGCCTACTTCTGCCTCAATCTCACGCCCCACTGCTACTACGCCCTGCTGCGCCGCCCCCCCGCGGCGCCGGGGGGCGTGCGCGCGGCGGGAGACGTGGGCATACTGACGCTGAACCCCAGCAGCGAGTGCTTCCCCATCGACCTCGTCGCTGGCGGGGGCGCTGGAAGCGGAGACGACAGGGCACACATCCAGCTGGTCCCGGCGCCCCCATTCGCGCTCGCGCGCAATGTGCTGGAGCGCATCTTCGGCGCAGACTACCCGCCCGAGTACGTGGAGCCCGTGCTCCGCGACCTAATGGTCACGCGCTCGGTGGAAAAAACGGTGGACAACTTTCGCCAGCGCCCGCAAGGCTGCGGGGTGTACGACCCCTGCCCGCCCTGCCTGGGCCCCTTCCCGGCCGGAGTGCCCGCGAGCGTGGTCTCCCTGCTGCGCAACGGCAGCGTCCCGGTCAACTCTCCGCTCGTGGACGCGGTCTCCATCTCCCGCGGCGCGCCCAACCAGTACCGCCTGGGGCCGCCGGACTTTTATGCGTCCTTCCTCGAGGCGGTCGTGGGGGGGGGAGAAAAGGAGAGGCAGAGGGAGAGGGAGGGGGAGGGAGAAAAGGAAAGGGAGGGAGAGCTGATTTGTCACATACTGACACCACACGTGTCGCACAAGGTGCTCTTGATTTGCTCCACCGTGCGCGTCTTCAACCGCTGCGGGCTGCCGCTGTACCTGCAGTTTTTGGACCGGCGCGGGCAGCCCTGGGAGCTGCCGCCCCTGGACATAACGGCGCCCGTGTCCGTGCTGGAGCAGGGCGGCGACGACCTGGACGGCTCGTACTTTGACGTGGCGGGCACGGACGCAAGCAAGGACTTGCGCTCCAGCAAGGACATGCGCTCCGGCACTGACCTTCTGCTGCTGGACGGGCACTTTGCATCGGTCCCATATTGGGTCTTTTGGGGCCCGGCGCACGTTAACCTCAGGTTCCGGCCCGCCGCCGACCTGCTCGGCCGCGGCTGGTGCTCCAGCGTGGCGGGGGGTGCGCCCCCCTGCGTCGAGGACAGGGCGCCGGGGTGGTCGAAAGTCGTGGACACGCACGTGCACCAGGGCTCCAGGTGGCGGCAGTGCACGTGCGAAGGGTACAGGCTCTATTTTCTGGCCAACATTCGCTCCTCCAGGTCTGCCTTCCCCGGGGAGAAGGACTTGCGCGACGTCACCATCATGCCCGCGATGACGGTCCTCAACGCCCTGCCCGTGGGCCTAGACCTCCGCTTCTCCGCCCACGGTGGCGTCACGGTGGAACCCGCGTCAGGGGGCACGTCAGGGTCCGGCTCGGGGCGCAGGCGGCGCGTCGGGCTGGCGCCCAGCGCCGAGACGCGCAGGGGCGTCTGCGCGTCCGCGGCGTTCAGCCTACAGACCCGCTCGCTGATGCACCTGTACGTGCTCACGCCCGGCGAGTCGCTGCAACTGCAGCTCCGCATCGCCGGCACCGATTCCCAATGGACACGCCAAATTCCGACGGCCTTTCCGGCCGCGACCCCGGTCGAGGTCAGGTTCCCCGACGGCACGGCGCCGGTCGAGCTCGAGGTGGCGCGCTGCCCCGTCGCGGGGCTGGACAAATTCGTCTATCTCGTTGTCACTGCGCCGCTGTGGCTCGTGGACAAGACTGGAATGGGCGTGCGGCCCGCGCGGGACGGGCAGTTCTACCCCACCGTGGGAGGTATCACCTTCCTGCGCCCCTCCAAGTTTAACGAGCTGGAGCTCACGGTTCCCGCGCTGGGCGGCGGCCCCTCCGCCTCGGTGCGGTGCCAAATTCCCGTTGCCGGGGGCTTCGGGCTGGCGCGGCTCTGCCGCGCCCAGCGCCGCGGGTCTCGCAGCGGCCGCGGCGGCGGCGCCACGAGCGCGGAGGGCGGCGCCCTCTGCCTGAACACGCACAAGATTATATTTCCAAAGTTCCACGCGCACCTGCAGAGCCGTGTGGTTTCAGTGATTCCCGAGTTTATGGTTACCAACGACTCTGGCTGCGACTTGTTCGTGCGGGAGGGCGAGGGCTCTCCGCCCTTTCGCGTCGCCTACGGCGCGTCCGTGGCCCTGCCCTGGGGCCCGGTGCGCGAGCTCGTTGACAAGGAGGAGATCGAGCTGGCCAGGCTGCAGTTTGCCGCGCTGCCCCACGGCGCGGAAAACATTTCGCGGCTGCGCTGGTCCTCGCTCGTCTACCTGGCGGAGCAATTCGCGGGCGTGACTTACATGGGCGTCGAGAGCGGGGGCAGGAGGCCGGCGGTGTACAGCCTAAAGGTGATTCCCAAGGCGGGGGTGAAGCACCTTTGCATAAGCAGGCCCCGCGACAAGAACGAGGGGTTCGTGCTGACCAACAAGTCTTCCTACGTAAAGTGCGTCACCATACGCACCTTCCACGCGGACGGGCCCTCGCCGCCGCCGCCGGCCCCGCCGGCCCGCGGCGAGGACGCGGCCGCGTGCCTGACGTTTTCCGCCAAGTTCGGGGAGGCGATCCACATTGGGTGGTCGCACCCCTTTGTCTACGCCACTAGGCAGTGCCAGCTGTTCCTCTGGCTGGACCGCAAGACGGTGGCGCCCAAGCACCCGTTGGTGCTGAATTTGTCCAGCGCCGCGTTTCGCTTCCGGCAGATGGAGGTGACCCTTCCGGAGGGCGGGCCCATAATGATAACGGCGCAGCGCATGGGGAGTTTTATATCGATTTCTGTGAGCACGGCGGAGGGGGGTGCGGGCGCGGGGGCTGGCGCCGCCGCGGGGGGCGCGGGCTGCTGCCAGCTGACGGTCACGGTCCCGCAGGTGGGCGTGAGTTTGGTTTCGCACCAGTGTCGCGAGGAGCTGGTCTACGCGGAGCTCTCCAACCTGACGGGCGTGGTGTCGCTGAAGGGCGAGCACCAGATTTTCGAGCTTCGCCTCTCAGATATTCAGGTGGACATGCAGCTGGAGGGTAAGAACAGCGTGGTCCTCGCGAACAGGGGGTCGCAGGGGCAGAAGGAGCGCCGTTACTTTTTGCAGCTCTACGTCGATCGCCCCTACGCGTCGCTGCAGGACATTTATCTGCGCAAGATGTTTGTGGCGGTGGACGACCTGCAGCTGGATATAGGCGCCCAGATATGCGAGTCGCTTGTGGGGTTTTATTACGAGTGCATCCAGTCGCTGGGCGTGCCAAAGCGCGTGCGCAGCTGCGCCTATGGGCAGGTGCCGGTGGGCGCGAGCTGCACGGATGGGCAGACGCTGCTGGGGAGGCTTGCGTTTGGGAACAAGGCCACGCTGCTGGACGTGGAGAACTGGGTCCTCATGGAGGCGCGGCGGCCCCAAAGCTCGATCGAGCTGCTCTTCGACAAGCCCCTCTCGATCTCGCTCGACTATCTCTACATTCAGAGCTGCACGGTCTTCGTGTGGTGCTGCTTCGAGCTCTCAAAGCTCTACATGCTGGGCGACCTGCTCCGCATCGGCCTGCGCATCATCTCTGCCTCCAACAACCTGGAGCTCAAGGGGGCGCCGGTGCAGTTTCCCCAGGAGTTCGCCAGTAACGTGCGCGCGACTGCGGTTTCCTTCTACGAGCAGCTTAAGGACAAGTACATGCACTCGGCCATATCGTGCTTGGGCGGGCTGTTGGGCTACAGCTCCCTGGTCAATATCCCCAGGATGCCGATCACGCTCGGGCGCAACACTATCGAGCTCGCGGCCGACGCCGTGGACAACGTCACCGCGGGGCTCGGCAATATACTCTCGGCCTTTACTTTCGACACGGAATATATCAACAAAATGCAAAAG GAGAGGAGCGGTAAAGCAGCTAGCAATATACGCGAGGGATTCGCAAGCGCGGGAAAATCAATCGGCGAAGGGGTCCTTAGCCTAACTAATATACTCACCAAACCCATAGAAGGTGCTCAAAAGTCTGGAGTTGGAGGATTCTTCAAAGGCATCGGTATAGGAATCGCCGGGTCCATAGTCAAACCCATCGATCATATGCGACAGGCTGTGTCACACGTCAGCCGGGGAATCAAGGCTGATATGGCCAAACCCGTGGGCGGTTATAAGTGGAGGTGCAAAGTACGCAGAAAACCCAGGATGCTCTGGGGGGAATTTGGGAAACTCTG TGAATATAACGCGGAAGATGCTGATCTCAGGCAGGCGCTGGGCGCGCAGCTCTCCAAGAATATCATGAAGTCCATTGTCACCACGTGCAATAGGTCGGAAAGAAAAGCAGTGACTACACTGCTGCTTTTCTATCCAAACCAACTACTCCGCGTATCGCTACCCGACGGAGAAATGCCCTCCGTTATATGGAAAATTGATTACGCAGCCATCGTCAATACCAGGGCGTCCAACTACGGCGTACACGTAGAAACAAAAACAAAAACGCTACAAGTGCCGGCTCCCACCGTTGACATGATCTACAGGGTCTACAGGCAGGTGGAGGATGCCAGGTCGCAGGCCAC